The following proteins come from a genomic window of Limosilactobacillus reuteri:
- a CDS encoding amino acid ABC transporter substrate-binding protein: MKEKIINFGLVLILLLPLFVFASGFKIQNENYRANHTDTWERIKKRGTLLIGVDDTFVPMDFRKKNGQLVGYDVDLSRAVAKVLGLKADFQSIDWSMKETELKNGTIDCIWNGYTATPSRQKRIAFSRVYELSGQSLVVRKNSKIKNFKDMKGKVLGIQESSTAQTDFDKYPQVLKRLVKGQKPILYQDNSSAFMDLQAGRTQGVLAGTVYAGYYATHIANSNNYKLISATKYPADQVAIGMRKGDRTLINKINYALGVLQKDGTLRQINKKWLGIDSDYLGPVNEFQKSNNNR; this comes from the coding sequence ATGAAGGAAAAGATAATTAATTTCGGCTTAGTTTTGATATTGCTATTACCTTTATTTGTTTTTGCAAGTGGCTTTAAGATTCAAAACGAGAATTACCGGGCGAACCACACTGATACGTGGGAAAGAATAAAGAAGCGGGGAACATTACTTATCGGGGTTGATGATACTTTTGTTCCAATGGATTTTCGGAAGAAGAATGGTCAACTGGTTGGTTATGATGTTGATTTATCCCGCGCAGTTGCGAAAGTTTTAGGATTGAAAGCTGATTTTCAGTCAATTGATTGGTCAATGAAGGAAACCGAATTAAAAAATGGCACAATTGATTGTATTTGGAACGGTTATACAGCTACTCCTTCCCGACAAAAACGAATTGCATTTAGTCGGGTTTATGAACTCTCTGGGCAATCATTAGTGGTGCGGAAAAATAGTAAGATTAAAAATTTCAAGGATATGAAAGGAAAGGTATTAGGAATTCAAGAAAGTTCAACCGCTCAAACTGATTTTGACAAATATCCTCAAGTATTGAAGAGGCTAGTTAAAGGACAAAAGCCAATTCTTTATCAAGATAACTCAAGTGCTTTTATGGATCTGCAAGCAGGACGAACACAAGGCGTACTTGCCGGCACTGTCTATGCAGGCTATTACGCCACACACATCGCTAATAGCAATAATTATAAATTGATTTCAGCGACAAAATATCCTGCAGACCAGGTTGCGATTGGAATGAGGAAAGGAGACCGGACACTTATTAATAAAATTAACTACGCTCTTGGGGTTCTACAAAAAGATGGTACCTTACGACAGATTAATAAAAAATGGTTAGGGATTGATAGCGATTATCTTGGCCCGGTTAATGAATTTCAAAAATCCAACAATAATCGTTAA
- a CDS encoding ArgE/DapE family deacylase, translated as MENDEKIKLLQKLIQIDTVNGNEKDEASYIKRVLEDHHISCELVPFAPNRTNLIAEIGDEKGPVLALSGHLDTVAAGDFQKWTYPPFAGQLVDGKIYGRGAVDMKSGLAAMVGALIELQEADLLKHGKVRLIATVDEEVGGKGSLELTNQGYVHDVDAIIIGEATTGQIEYAHCGSFDYIVESYGKLAHSSQPELGANAVTNLVKFINKESRAFDDAAVSLTLGKLIHSVTVFHGGDQLNSIPDFAYLKGNVRTIPECDNVATQKRLQGIIDELNKEPKIQLKLKVAASFMPVVTNKQDRFIALAQTAIKKVNGRQPGVVISHGATDASRYVLDNHKFPIIEYGPGIEKLSHQIDEHIALDDYLTAQQAYVEIAKQYLNNTKYDEQASS; from the coding sequence TTGGAAAATGATGAAAAAATAAAATTATTACAGAAGTTAATTCAGATTGATACAGTAAATGGTAACGAAAAGGACGAAGCAAGTTATATTAAAAGGGTCTTAGAAGATCATCATATTTCCTGTGAATTAGTTCCTTTCGCACCCAACCGCACCAATTTAATTGCGGAGATTGGTGATGAAAAGGGGCCGGTACTCGCTCTTTCTGGACACTTAGATACGGTAGCTGCAGGTGATTTCCAAAAATGGACATATCCACCATTTGCTGGCCAATTAGTAGACGGTAAAATCTATGGTCGGGGAGCAGTCGACATGAAGTCAGGATTGGCAGCCATGGTAGGTGCTTTAATTGAGCTTCAAGAAGCAGATTTACTAAAACATGGTAAGGTGCGCTTGATTGCCACCGTTGATGAAGAGGTTGGAGGAAAAGGCTCTCTTGAACTTACTAATCAAGGATACGTACACGATGTTGATGCAATAATCATTGGGGAGGCTACTACTGGTCAAATTGAGTATGCCCACTGTGGCTCCTTTGATTATATTGTTGAATCTTATGGGAAATTAGCCCATAGTTCACAACCAGAATTAGGAGCAAATGCTGTTACAAATCTAGTGAAATTTATCAATAAAGAATCACGGGCATTTGACGATGCAGCAGTAAGTCTCACCCTAGGAAAATTAATTCATAGTGTGACTGTCTTTCATGGTGGTGACCAGTTAAACTCAATTCCTGATTTTGCCTATTTAAAGGGAAATGTGCGCACGATTCCAGAATGCGATAATGTGGCGACGCAAAAAAGATTACAGGGTATTATTGATGAGTTAAATAAGGAGCCTAAAATCCAATTGAAATTAAAGGTTGCTGCCAGCTTTATGCCAGTGGTTACAAATAAGCAAGATCGCTTTATTGCCCTTGCTCAAACAGCAATTAAAAAAGTTAACGGCAGGCAACCAGGTGTAGTCATTTCTCATGGTGCAACGGATGCATCTCGTTATGTTTTGGACAACCATAAATTTCCAATAATTGAATACGGACCAGGAATTGAAAAACTATCGCACCAAATTGATGAACATATTGCACTTGATGATTATTTAACTGCTCAGCAAGCTTATGTTGAAATTGCTAAACAATATTTGAATAATACTAAATACGATGAACAGGCTAGTAGTTAA
- a CDS encoding acyl-CoA thioesterase, translating into MGAIKCNDTLAVSIHRIRNSDLNEHGTVYGGRILELIDGQASVAAMRVARTTVATVSMDEIQFLRPFDLQDSMCMEAYVTGFGKRSIEVFTKVIGEHLMTGERFLGFYCFMTFVILDPEKQTAFNKLIPETEEQKTLMATYSQRVKQRQIQRQKQQEFLPHISISKPW; encoded by the coding sequence ATGGGTGCAATCAAATGTAATGATACATTAGCGGTGTCAATTCATCGGATTCGTAATTCAGATTTAAACGAACACGGGACAGTATACGGGGGACGAATCTTGGAATTAATTGATGGTCAAGCCTCGGTAGCAGCAATGCGAGTAGCTCGGACAACAGTTGCAACAGTGTCAATGGATGAGATCCAATTTCTGCGACCATTTGACCTTCAAGATTCAATGTGTATGGAGGCATACGTTACCGGCTTTGGGAAGCGATCAATTGAAGTGTTTACAAAAGTAATTGGCGAGCACTTGATGACCGGTGAACGTTTCCTCGGCTTTTATTGTTTTATGACTTTTGTAATTCTTGATCCTGAAAAACAAACGGCATTTAATAAATTAATTCCAGAAACTGAAGAGCAAAAGACGTTAATGGCAACATATTCTCAACGTGTTAAGCAGCGCCAAATCCAGCGGCAAAAACAGCAAGAATTTCTGCCTCATATTTCAATTTCCAAGCCGTGGTAA
- the trxB gene encoding thioredoxin-disulfide reductase — protein sequence MAESKQYDVVIIGAGPGGMTAAMYASRANLSVLMLDRGIYGGNLNNTAEIENYTGFKSVKGPELAQQMYEGATQFGAEYAYGTVTKVELDGDLKKITTDMDETYTAKAVVIATGSDQRHLNVPGEEEFGGRGVSYCAVCDGAFFKGKHLIVVGGGDAAVEEGVYLTQLASKVTVLVRRDELRAEPIIQAEAMNNDKIEFVYNTSVTEIVGDDIKVTGVKTHNNKTGEDGEMAADGVFIYVGNFPMTAAFKNLDILDDQGWVKTDERMRTAVPGIFAIGDVRETPLRQVATAVGDGAIAGQQVYQYIKSMD from the coding sequence ATGGCTGAAAGTAAGCAATATGATGTTGTAATCATTGGTGCCGGCCCTGGTGGAATGACCGCAGCAATGTATGCCTCACGTGCAAACCTATCTGTCTTGATGCTTGATCGTGGAATTTACGGCGGAAACTTGAATAATACTGCTGAAATTGAAAACTACACAGGATTCAAAAGTGTTAAGGGTCCTGAACTTGCCCAACAAATGTATGAAGGTGCAACTCAATTTGGTGCAGAATACGCTTATGGCACAGTAACTAAAGTAGAACTTGATGGTGATTTGAAGAAGATAACTACTGACATGGATGAAACATATACTGCAAAAGCGGTTGTTATCGCTACTGGATCTGATCAGCGTCACCTCAATGTTCCAGGAGAAGAAGAATTTGGTGGCCGTGGTGTTTCATACTGTGCGGTTTGTGATGGAGCTTTTTTTAAAGGAAAGCATTTAATCGTTGTTGGCGGTGGTGATGCAGCTGTTGAAGAGGGAGTTTACTTAACGCAATTAGCTTCCAAAGTAACAGTGCTTGTTCGTCGTGATGAGCTCCGGGCTGAACCAATTATTCAAGCAGAAGCGATGAATAATGATAAGATTGAGTTTGTTTATAACACTAGTGTGACTGAAATTGTTGGGGATGATATTAAAGTAACAGGTGTTAAAACTCATAATAATAAGACTGGTGAAGATGGTGAAATGGCTGCAGATGGTGTCTTCATTTATGTTGGTAATTTCCCAATGACAGCTGCTTTTAAGAATTTAGATATTCTTGATGATCAAGGCTGGGTAAAGACTGATGAGCGAATGCGGACAGCAGTACCAGGTATTTTTGCCATTGGGGACGTTCGTGAAACACCATTACGACAGGTTGCAACAGCTGTTGGTGATGGAGCGATTGCTGGCCAGCAAGTTTACCAATACATTAAATCGATGGATTAA